One Anopheles marshallii chromosome 3, idAnoMarsDA_429_01, whole genome shotgun sequence genomic region harbors:
- the LOC128712948 gene encoding enhanced level of genomic instability 1, whose protein sequence is MIMAAETSTKPCLNNIELHKTESVTSTSSSSSSSDSSLSTASGKALLALSKTELDRLIAENMTSVLKTLKKRKHAKKHARLRNAAAASVAEGTSQLEGDKKEEQESTPPSVQTEGKMNRKEKKESRNRKGGKSRQKHDRNNGAQYAVSESKTKPPQHSLKEVQRDMKQESTVVTVAPCTNGACNGPFGEKTGKENKTINAFQLMMKARSKCIGSNSPGKEREERELSPTQELAREKKAIRNLQLEQWAAQKGAGKRRLQEEAEEDYIEHQMKKRAKRLKKLIGNMNGEIKLEEEEVVPKVEKVIDVLEIQDSPMRSVKVEVPKQNVKSTPKHTAIDRKVEEVNVTGSGKKRGRPRKTITAVEQTIEQEMKVKDQDASDVEFLVQLSSPRKKKDSLLGYFAKLTPETKTKQDSPSIGKAQKTPTTHNATPVVTVLIDDENSNGMQASTPPSQVCSRPRRSCANRIKDYSAFEKYSPAKEEQKSHPTRTSIVTPLKIINVQSPNAMKVVKSPSLRMFSSGEEGGKKIVPASEWPLTPKSVKLAPVFSRGKSQQAPQEDPEKVRARQLFLMSGIPEKLRQEMEKRTMYEEYILNESSVFPLVSHVMQLEEQKTPSAAREILNFDHSAIKLRPVEMESPPAKSSLKGIKNRKIQLGMFTGCSEYDYDEAIDKCIQLIDVVGKQANGNDEEHELPEVQNVKDIVRDYKQRFPHFPVFRCYKQFRAVYQEHQQPAQGDERQQEQCTKPNGTQTPLDESFEIIEPTLSCRNGETLFTEKYKPQTTEQILINFSPSNMLTQFLSLWKEDTGGQKRSNEVTTPTGHYFLSTEKGEDDFLTSNDSNSSLSVPGGAGSSVCNHVVLVGPPGCGKTSNVYAVANDMNFNVLELNASSRRKGKIILQELLEATQSHQVRQKSERSNSTDGLLVNGAHSKRGKKNGLNGLFSCLERRPSFTDGNGNGSKKLSLILIEDADIVFEQDDGFLAAINALIASSKRPIVLTTTNPSCTHMARYMARNNVIRYVAPGIGNVAKFFSLLALVERIPIDQHDIGRLYAHNGKDMRKTLNELQFFIQSGGDMERFPSSTHERNHLRDADSEEQNTALNETREEEDDGGEQMIDEHTAESSLGQKKKTTSGHKARSLAKQHHGTLYELYTRNQNESVVLRIPLDFNVLWCNMELVLRTAAMLIPVRNDTGHNSSRGKRNSSSGKRGKRGSIVRQDDTNKPADELVCEELCALYENISHAEAGWGVTQRNRIRYGKDVQDEQQQQQLAHDIGHALVEGSWIEWFSRRKDTTSEPRSARKASNGEKGLGTKAYDALRKLEQEPRQTIASYIGVSGIRPRVAVCDYEPFLRQICRHERDRSSTERRGSRFYHYLRNFNATNGTVPQPIVASTATMLMKPAGGFSVDHFDALSHCFEEQQTAPSATMDAIEK, encoded by the exons ATGATAATGGCAGCAGAAACAAGTACCAAGCCATGCCTGAATAACATAGAGTTACACAAGACGGAATCAGTGACAtcaacttcatcatcatcatcgtcatccgaTTCTTCCCTGTCGACAGCCTCTGGGAAAGCACTGTTAGCACTGTCCAAGACAGAGCTCGATCGGTTAATAGCCGAGAATATGACATCGGTGTTAAAGACGCTCAAGAAACGCAAACACGCCAAAAAACACGCACGTTTAagaaatgctgctgctgcatcagTAGCTGAAGGTACGAGTCAATTAGAAGGTGATAAGAAAGAAGAACAAGAATCAACTCCGCCAAGTGTACAAACAGAAGGGAAGATGAATCGCAAAGAGAAGAAAG AATCGCGTAATCGTAAGGGTGGAAAATCTCGTCAAAAACACGATCGAAACAACGGTGCTCAATATGCAGTCTCTGAATCGAAGACGAAACCTCCTCAGCATAGCTTAAAGGAAGTTCAACGCGATATGAAACAAGAAAGTACGGTTGTCACCGTGGCACCGTGCACCAATGGTGCTTGCAATGGGCCATTCGGTGAAAAAACtggcaaggaaaacaaaaccattaacGCTTTCCAGCTGATGATGAAGGCACGCTCCAAATGCATCGGTTCAAACTCTCCCGGCAAAGAACGAGAGGAGCGCGAGTTGAGCCCCACCCAGGAGCTAGCGCGCGAGAAGAAAGCCATACGCAACTTGCAGCTGGAACAGTGGGCTGCCCAGAAAGGAGCGGGCAAGCGAAGGTTGCAGGAAGAAGCCGAGGAGGATTACATTGAGCATCAAATGAAGAAGCGTGCCAAAAGACTGAAGAAACTCATCGGCAACATGAATGGGGAGATAAAGCTGGAGGAAGAAGAGGTGGTGCCCAAGGTGGAGAAAGTAATTGATGTATTAGAAATTCAGGATTCTCCTATGCGATCCGTGAAAGTTGAGGTACCAAAGCAGAACGTAAAATCTACGCCCAAGCATACTGCCATCGACAGGAAGGTGGAAGAGGTAAACGTAACGGGGTCGGGGAAAAAACGCGGTCGCCCACGGAAGACCATCACTGCGGTGGAGCAAACGATCGAACAAGAGATGAAAGTCAAAGACCAAGATGCTTCGGATGTCGAGTTTCTCGTGCAGCTATCCTCgccaagaaagaaaaaggatagTTTGTTGGGATATTTCGCGAAGTTGACCCcggaaaccaaaacaaagcagGATTCCCCATCGATAGGAAAAGCGCAGAAAACGCCTACGACGCACAACGCCACACCGGTCGTAACGGTGTTGATCGATGACGAAAATAGCAATGGAATGCAAGCAAGTACACCCCCTTCACAGGTGTGTTCGCGTCCTAGACGATCGTGTGCTAATCGCATCAAAGATTATTCCGCCTTCGAGAAGTATAGTCCGGCGAAGGAAGAGCAGAAAAGTCACCCCACGCGAACATCGATCGTGACACCGCTGAAAATCATCAACGTTCAATCACCGAACGCTATGAAGGTGGTCAAGAGTCCTTCGTTACGAATGTTCTCCTCGGGCGAAGAAGGTGGGAAGAAGATAGTTCCCGCTAGCGAATGGCCATTAACACCGAAATCAGTGAAATTGGCACCAGTGTTTTCACGTGGCAAATCACAACAAGCACCGCAGGAAGATCCAGAAAAGGTACGTGCCCGACAGCTGTTTCTCATGTCTGGAATTCCGGAAAAGCTGCGTCAGGAGATGGAAAAACGTACAATGTACGAAGAGTACATACTGAACGAATCCAGCGTGTTTCCACTGGTGAGCCACGTAATGCAGTTGGAAGAACAGAAGACGCCATCCGCTGCACGGGagattttaaatttcgatcACAGCGCTATTAAATTGCGCCCGGTCGAGATGGAATCGCCACCGGCAAAGAGTTCGCTGAAAGGCATTAAAAATCGTAAGATTCAGTTGGGAATGTTCACCGGATGCAGTGAGTATGACTACGACGAAGCGATCGATAAATGCATCCAATTGATTGATGTTGTCGGCAAGCAAGCGAACGGGAACGACGAGGAGCACGAGCTGCCGGAGGTGCAAAACGTGAAGGACATAGTGCGTGATTACAAGCAGCGCTTTCCGCACTTTCCCGTGTTTCGATGTTACAAGCAGTTCCGTGCGGTCTATCAAGAACATCAGCAGCCAGCACAGGGCGACGAAAGGCAACAGGAACAATGCACCAAACCCAACGGCACCCAAACACCGTTGGATGAAAGTTTCGAAATCATTGAACCAACGCTTAGCTGCCGGAATGGTGAAACACTGTTTACGGAAAAGTATAAACCACAAACCACCGAACAGATCCTGATCAACTTCTCGCCATCGAACATGTTAACGCAGTTTCTGTCCCTCTGGAAGGAGGACACCGGTGGCCAGAAGCGTTCGAACGAAGTGACAACCCCTACCGGACACTATTTCCTTTCCACTGAGAAGGGTGAAGATGATTTTCTCACCTCAAACGACAGTAACTCTTCGTTGTCCGTTCCCGGAGGAGCCGGGTCGAGTGTTTGCAACCATGTCGTACTGGTGGGACCGCCCGGATGTGGTAAAACATCGAACGTGTATGCGGTGGCGAACGACATGAACTTTAACGTGCTCGAGCTTAACGCAAGCAGTCGACGGAAAGGTAAAATTATCCTGCAGGAACTGCTGGAAGCCACCCAGAGCCACCAGGTGCGACAAAAATCGGAACGATCCAACTCAACCGATGGACTGCTGGTAAATGGTGCACACTCTAAGCGAGGCAAGAAGAACGGTCTGAACGGGTTGTTTAGCTGCCTGGAACGAAGACCATCGTTTACGGACGGCAATGGGAATGGGTCGAAAAAGTTGTCCCTCATTCTGATTGAAGACGCGGACATCGTGTTCGAGCAGGATGATGGATTTCTTGCAGCGATCAATGCCCTGATCGCATCCTCGAAGCGTCCGATCGTGCTGACAACCACGAACCCATCCTGCACGCATATGGCCCGGTACATGGCGCGCAACAACGTGATCCGGTACGTTGCGCCCGGCATCGGCAATGTGGCAAAGTTCTTTTCGCTGCTCGCACTGGTCGAACGGATACCGATCGACCAGCACGATATCGGTCGGCTGTACGCGCACAATGGGAAGGATATGCGGAAAACGTTAAACGAGCtgcaatttttcatccaaagCGGTGGCGATATGGAACGCTTTCCGTCTTCCACGCACGAGAGAAACCATCTGCGGGATGCCGACAGTGAGGAACAAAACACGGCACTGAATGAAACGCGCGAGGAAGAGGACGATGGTGGTGAGCAGATGATCGATGAGCATACGGCGGAAAGTTCTTTGggacaaaagaagaaaacgacaAGCGGCCATAAGGCACGGTCACTGGCAAAGCAGCATCACGGTACACTGTACGAGCTGTATACACGGAACCAAAACGAATCGGTAGTGTTGCGCATTCCGTTGGATTTCAATGTGCTCTGGTGTAACATGGAGCTGGTGTTAAGGACGGCAGCAATGCTCATTCCCGTGCGGAACGATACTGGCCACAATTCTAGCAGAGGGAAGCGAAACAGTTCATCCGGCAAGCGTGGTAAACGTGGCAGTATTGTGCGGCAAGATGACACCAACAAACCTGCGGATGAGTTGGTATGCGAAGAGCTGTGTGCGCTGTACGAAAACAtaagccacgcagaagccgGATGGGGTGTGACGCAACGGAATAGAATACGCTACGGGAAGGACGTACAGGatgagcaacagcagcagcagctagcGCACGATATAGGGCATGCCCTCGTGGAAGGATCATGGATCGAATGGTTCAGCAGGCGAAAGGATACGACCAGCGAGCCGCGAAGCGCAAGAAAGGCCAGTAATGGTGAGAAAGGTCTCGGAACTAAAGCGTACGATGCGTTGCGAAAGCTGGAACAGGAACCACG GCAAACGATAGCATCGTACATCGGCGTTAGCGGAATACGGCCACGTGTGGCCGTTTGCGATTACGAACCGTTTCTACGTCAAATCTGCCGCCACGAGCGGGACCGGTCTTCAACGGAAAGGCGGGGCAGCCGGTTCTACCACTATCTGCGTAACTTTAACGCGACGAACGGAACCGTACCGCAACCGATCGTAGCATCGACCGCGACGATGCTGATGAAACCGGCTGGCGGATTTAGTGTGGATCATTTTGATGCGCTCAGCCATTGCTTCGAGGAACAGCAGACGGCACCAAGCGCAACGATGGACGCGATAGAAAAGTGA
- the LOC128711205 gene encoding uncharacterized protein LOC128711205 yields the protein MPVDKAPGAKRRTMTRIRRDTLGLKRNANPNLYTTTAASTAMESSMMSTADALATAGEMVVVEDVSASIEHHHQSVSTVPLMNGITVTLANGTVTVGDGEDGDNNKYDVADKEENDLPAIDFASATNHNNMETQTTPSVAVDDKMRCYAANPDEDNETNAMMIVDSVGATETAHCSSSSSSSSSNSNSSTSTSSSSGSSTSGSSLSHPEADEVDGADEEEEVEDDEEEEEVEEDEEDEDDTQREELRHEPEHGPTSVVEESTSVDKLHMMQTDDDPLLQETINAIMNGAEGIEVVNTSEHDHVVENATVATDPSIASVMATELNATRSTNDDVETDRNYECTYCGKLFTRSNTLSYHLKVHTGERPFKCKHCAKAFREQYRLMKHLKTHSKYRNRRLERGCIVDQQADSRVMMAPSVRVHLHRGTAAALLAGTNGLVTTGEEDYTTGDSERFFKSYDLPDGSVAMKLEPDISLTEDADVSEVGPDAMLTTEEVETAEEHQPIVEEQEDPNGVQDGTGSADGNEIRYQIIEERIKSLQREVHLVNQNLNRVETKVDGLTRIISLFIGKFEDEAELANQAAQLQHQQQQQQQQQQQQQQVLTTMSTENETVVPVASLTVVAQQHPHHVSTASTSPSIQPKTIFLTSTTAPAPNPAGTQVQVQPVSVFHTSTSPIAHQHPTRVGTLAKEARTTNTHYYQFAEPSTVVHVKPEASPPPTVKVSSPSPTPPPPSLPTQAQQLTLASSANGGANQLLDTFPEIPELPIRTVADFLDLNDHCTDNEQFLLQMMIRLHQEIHNSQPFQRNIKRMMEALVTYEVLCQFSWSGKSAINGQYTKYVFGNSLGIIDLLTKTLNLGKSAQEAEANQKPIFAAIQSFIKHSRQNMIRDSRKRRDPMRGSGLAVGGGAGEVVAGMVPDTTTTTTTIAYHVNGGERLQIKQLRAERHHHQQTELVNPF from the exons ATGCCTGTTGATAAAGCACCTGGAGCAAAGCGTCGGACGATGACACGGATACGCAGGGATACCCTTGGCTTGAAAAGAAACGCAAACCCCAATCTGTACACCACGACCGCAGCGTCGACAGCGATGGAAAGTTCCATGATGAGCACGGCCGATGCACTTGCCACCGCCGGGGAGATGGTGGTCGTGGAGGATGTTTCGGCATCGATcgaacaccaccaccaatcggTATCGACGGTTCCGCTGATGAACGGAATCACCGTTACCCTGGCGAATGGCACCGTCACCGTCGGCGACGGTGAGGATGGTGATAATAATAAGTACGATGTAGCTGATAAGGAGGAAAACGATTTGCCTGCTATTGATTTTGCCAGCGCAACGAACCACAACAATATGGAAACGCAGACGACGCCATCGGTCGCGGTCGATGATAAGATGCGGTGCTATGCGGCGAACCCGGACGAAGATAACGAGACGAACGCGATGATGATAGTGGATTCTGTGGGTGCTACCGAAACGGCCCAttgcagcagtagtagtagcagcagcagcagtaacagtAACAGCAGCACTAGCACGAGCAGCTCCAGCGGCAGCAGTACCTCGGGAAGCAGCCTATCCCACCCGGAAGCGGATGAGGTTGACGGAGCGGACGAGGAAGAAGAGGTGGAGGACgatgaggaggaagaggaagtgGAGGAAGACGAAGAGGACGAGGACGACACGCAGCGGGAGGAATTGCGACACGAACCCGAGCATGGTCCCACATCCGTCGTGGAGGAGTCGACCAGCGTGGACAAGCTGCACATGATGCAGACGGACGATGATCCGCTGCTGCAGGAAACGATCAATGCCATCATGAATGGTGCGGAAGGTATCGAGGTGGTGAATACGTCCGAGCACGATCACGTCGTCGAAAACGCTACTGTCGCAACTGATCCGAGCATAGCGAGCGTAATGGCCACCGAGTTGAACGCGACCCGGTCAACTAACGACGATGTCGAAACGGACAGGAACTATGAATGCACCTACTGTGGGAAACTGTTCACACGCTCCAACACGCTGTCGTACCATCTGAAGGTGCACACCGGCGAACGTCCGTTCAAATGCAAGCATTGCGCCAAAGCCTTCCGCGAGCAGTACCGGCTTATGAAGCACCTTAAGACACACTCGAAATATCGCAACCGAAGGTTGGAACGGGGCTGCATCGTCGATCAGCAAGCGGACAGTAGGGTGATGATGGCACCGAGTGTGCGCGTTCATCTACATCGGGGAACCGCAGCGGCGCTGCTAGCCGGCACGAACGGCCTAGTTACGACCGGGGAAGAAGATTACACCACCGGTGACAGTGAACGGTTCTTCAAGAGTTACGACCTTCCGGATGGATCGGTCGCGATGAAGCTGGAACCAGATATCTCGTTGACGGAGGACGCAGACGTTTCCGAGGTGGGACCGGACGCGATGCTAACGACGGAGGAGGTAGAAACGGCTGAGGAACATCAACCGATCGTTGAAGAGCAGGAAGATCCAAATGGCGTACAGGATGGGACTGGCTCGGCCGATGGCAACGAAATACGGTACCAAATCATTGAGGAAAGAATCAAATCGTTGCAGCGTGAGGTGCACTTGGTCAACCAGAACCTCAACCGGGTGGAAACTAAGGTGGACGGATTGACACGGATCATCTCGTTGTTTATTGGAAAGTTTGAAGATGAAGCGGAGCTGGCCAATCAAGCTGCCCAACTtcagcaccaacaacagcagcagcagcagcagcagcagcaacaacaacaggtacTTACGACCATGTCCACCGAGAACGAGACAGTTGTCCCCGTTGCATCGCTCACCGTAGTTGCACAACAGCATCCGCATCACGTCTCGACCGCTTCAACATCGCCCTCCATTCAACCGAAAACTATCTTCCTCACCTCAACTACCGCTCCGGCGCCAAATCCCGCCGGAACCCAAGTACAGGTACAGCCGGTAAGCGTGTTCCACACGTCTACGTCGCCCATCGCTCACCAGCACCCAACCCGGGTCGGAACACTCGCCAAAGAAGCgcgcaccacaaacacacattactATCAGTTTGCCGAACCGTCGACTGTGGTGCATGTAAAACCCGAAGCTTCTCCACCACCGACGGTAAAGGTGTCTTCACCGTCGccgacaccaccaccaccatcactacCGACGCAAGCACAGCAACTAACGCTTGCCAGCAGTGCGAACGGTGGTGCGAACCAGCTGCTTGATACATTCCCCGAGATACCGGAACTACCGATCAGAACAGTGGCCGATTTTCTCGACCTTAACGATCACTGTACAGACAACGAGCAGTTCCTATTGCAGATG ATGATTCGGTTACACCAGGAAATACACAACTCACAACCATTCCAGCGGAACATTAAACGTATGATGGAGGCGCTGGTCACCTACGAGGTCCTGTGCCAGTTCAGTTGGAGTGGTAAATCGGCCATTAATGGAC AGTATACCAAGTACGTATTCGGGAACAGTTTGGGTATCATCGATTTGCTGACGAAAACGCTCAACCTGGGCAAAAGTGCGCAGGAAGCGGAAGCGAATCAAAAGCCAATCTTTGCCGCCATTCAGAGCTTCATAAAACATTCGCGCCAGAACATGATACGCGACAGTCGGAAGCGGCGCGATCCGATGCGCGGCAGTGGACTGGCGGTGGGCGGTGGTGCTGGTGAGGTGGTAGCAGGTATGGTGCCCGATACTACTACGacgaccaccaccatcgcGTACCACGTGAACGGTGGCGAACGGTTGCAGATAAAGCAGCTCCGTGCTGAGcgtcatcaccatcaacagACGGAGCTGGTAAATCCGTTCTAA
- the LOC128711206 gene encoding cytochrome b5-like, which produces MPGELTEYTLAEVALRNGGEGNPTWIVIRDNVYDVTHYMENHPGGSELIAEWAGKDGTKDFDGFGHSSDAMRILKTLQIGVLVVSDHAKNRSKTVASGQPKIAEDLTEAELLKKKRSKRRMFILCG; this is translated from the exons ATGCCGGGAGAGCTTACCGAGTACACGCTGGCGGAGGTGGCGCTACGCAACGGCGGTGAGGGCAATCCGACGTGGATTGTGATAAGAGACAACGTGTACGATGTAACGCACTACATGGAGAACCACCCGGGTGGCAGTGAGCTGATTGCCGAGTGGGCCGGCAAGGATGGTACGAAGGATTTTGACGGCTTTGGCCATTCGTCCGATGCAATGCGGATATTGAAGACGTTGCAAATAGGCGTTTTAGTTGTG AGTGATCATGCAAAGAATCGCAGTAAGACCGTGGCTAGTGGTCAACCAAAGATAGCAGAAGACTTGACGGAAGCGGAACTCCTGAAGAAGAAGCGCAGCAAACGGCGAATGTTTATCCTGTGCGGATAA